The Bos indicus x Bos taurus breed Angus x Brahman F1 hybrid chromosome 15, Bos_hybrid_MaternalHap_v2.0, whole genome shotgun sequence genome includes a window with the following:
- the LOC113905598 gene encoding tripartite motif-containing protein 5-like isoform X3 codes for MASGILMNIQEEVTCPICLELLTEPLSLDCGHSFCQACITGNNKESIIGQEGKRSCPVCRVSFEPGNLRPNRHVANIVQRLREVKVSPEVEQERNLCAHHGEKLQLFCEQDGKVICWLCERSQEHRAHNTFLMEEIAPEYQKKLQSCLQRLKGKKQEAEELEIKVREEMSTWKIQIENEIQNVQGKFTQLRQILDSEEMKELRKLKDELGVILKELAESENDLVQEKLLVSNLISDVECHLQGSTMELLQE; via the exons ATGGCTTCAGGAATCCTGATGAACATACAGGAGGAGGTGACCTGCCCCATTTGCCTGGAGCTTCTGACAGAACCCCTGAGCCTTGACTGTGGCCACAGCTTCTGTCAAGCCTGTATCACTGGAAACAACAAGGAATCCATAATTGGCCAAGAGGGGAAGAGAAGCTGCCCTGTGTGCAGAGTTAGTTTTGAGCCTGGGAACCTGCGGCCTAACAGGCATGTGGCCAATATAGTGCAGAGGCTCCGAGAGGTTAAGGTGAGCCCAGAGGTGGAGCAAGAGAGAAATCTCTGTGCTCACCATGGAGAGAAACTCCAGCTCTTCTGTGAGCAGGATGGGAAGGTCATTTGTTGGCTTTGTGAGCGATCTCAGGAGCACCGAGCTCACAACACATTCCTCATGGAGGAGATTGCGCCAGAGTACCAG AAAAAGCTCCAATCATGTCTGCAGAGgctgaaggggaaaaaacaggaaGCTGAGGAGTTGGAAATTAAAGTCAGAGAAGAGATGTCTACTTGGAAG ATTCAAATAGAAAATGAGATACAAAATGTCCAGGGAAAGTTTACACAACTAAGACAAATCCTGGACAGTGAGGAGATGAAGGAACTGAGAAAGCTGAAGGATGAGTTGGGAGTTATTCTCAAAGAGCTGGCAGAATCTGAGAATGATCTGGTCCAAGAGAAGCTGTTGGTGAGCAATCTCATCTCAGATGTGGAGTGCCATTTGCAGGGATCAACAATGGAGCTGCTGCAG